The genomic interval TTTTACATTGAGGTAACGCATTTTGTTTTAGTGTACTTTGGAAAATTtgtaattcatttattaatgGGATGCTAATTTTACAGGTGAAACACAAACATGGTGCGATGCCATTTAATCTTCGTAGTTTTGAGAATGAAGTTAAAGCAAGAATGGGTATTGTCGAATGCATAAACCACAAAGTTATCGAACCTTTCCCTGTTTTGTATGAAAAGCCAGGAGAATTGGTAGCTCACTTCAAATTCACAGTACTGCTATTGCCTTCGGGACCTTTGCGTATTACTGGATTACCCGTAGATGTTGATCAATTTGAGACTGAAAACGCAGTCACCGATCCAGAATTATTGGTCAGTTGTTATGTTACCGGTGTGTGTACAATAATTAAAGTATGATGTGTCTAAAagataagtttatttttttaggcTCTCTTAAATCTGGCCAGTCGAAAGACCAACAAGAAGAAAAAGAAAACTAAACCAGCGCCCGAAAAACCAGTAGAAACTGAAGCTAGTGCTGAATAGTCCCTAAATTGAAATTACTATTGATTTAATACTTATCTAAAGTGTGATTACATAAAATTAGGAAAAGTATGTGAGATGAAAAGCATTGTTATTCACGGAAATatgatttgtattaaattaatgattttttaactATTTGACTTGAGCATTTGTACTTGAATTCACCCCTTCTACATACGTGCATAAATCATATGAACAAAAAGTACAAAtacatgtgatttttttgtcCTCTTTTGacgatttttcttatttttcatttcttatacaaaaatatacaggtagtcctcgacttgtGACGATTTGcacttacgagcgaaaaaaagcaacgattttcagaaaattatctttttaacattactattaaattttttaaacattaaatcaTGGACTGCAGTTACGACACTGTCCTTTGGAAGAAGTTAAATGGCGCATATTTTCGAGAAATTAGTAAATATGCACATTTGGAAgtgaataaaattgataaattttcttaatattttgacgttttgtatgaaattcaaaTTATGACCGAGGTGCAAGAACGTATCCGTcataagtcgaggaatacctgtatgtTGATAAATGGATTGTGCGTAATTCACTcaattttgatatatatatatatatatacacacgattatatgtgcatataggttcgaaaaaaaatcaattaaatatatcgttttttacaaattaattgtttttcaatttttcattaatgTACAGGTAATATCAGCGATAAAGCAAGttcatgtaaatacatattttatagttaaGATTTGAATAACTGATTATTTGCAATGTTGAGGATGAGTGGAATTTCTATTGTAAATGAAAGTTAATGTGTTTTCTTAGATGTATTCAAATTGCTCTAAAGTGCATaacattctttataaataataaacctaGCATtcaaatattatcttatttttctGATACTTCTGGCGAATTTATGAACGACTCTATACTCTCATAAGCGGATTTACTCCAGTCCTTGACATGTGTTGGCGAATTCAAGAGAAAGGTAAAGGTAGTTCTGACACCACAGTTCCAATAGTGTACACCCATTTGCATCATATTGTCAACTTGGGGTACTTGGGGTAACTAAAACCGATGGAAAATGATTAGTTTTCACTAAATTTCAGGTTTagtgtatttattgtatatggtatgtactatgtatactcACATCGAATGGCAATTGCGAGGCGGCCTCTTTCACATAAGGACAGGTTTCCTTTTTTATCGAGTCATACAATTTGGATGTAGTTTCGCTATCTTTCCACACGCCTTGGTTTGATACAAGGTATACTGTTCCTCCCGCAATACCAGCCTTCGCAGTTAATCTGAAATCACCGTTTATGGAGAAAAATGACATATTGACCttaatttatacacatacatacatatgtataatccacATGTTGATAAGGCAaccattattttcaaaattaaaatagctcAGCCAGTATGAGTAATAGTAACTGTCATAGAATATAAGTTGAAACAATGAAAAGCGTGTAAAAAAATTTGCATGGTATGTTTATCACATTTTTCTCTTTAAATGAAAGAATATATAggtaataaaatgtatttcttttatttatattgtggaCGTATTCGTACATGAGAAGACAGTGATGAATGACTCTAGGCTGGAATATCTCTTACCCACTCAACAGAGATCTCAAAGaaaaaaagtaagaagaggttagtaaaaaaaagaaGGTATCTAAGCGAAGACAAATTACTACAAGTAGATGAATTGATACTATCTCTGctctattttgataaaaatacttCTTTGCTAAGATAGCTCGCTTTAACCGACTAAGAGCGAGTCAGATCATGGCCAGGGCATTGGGGGGACAGCCATGTCTCCAGCCCGGGGGCTCGGCACCGAGATCAAATGAATCTAAAAAACAATCTAgatcatgactagaggtagaATGTGCCGGTGccgtccattgttccattgttgtaaatcttttgtaaaaaaggttcggcaaacctttagcaatgcatttacaacagttgaacaatacgcggcaacAGTTGAACAataccttctgggtccgggctttaatcatgacttttatttgaaacttatgaaaatatatgttatcACTTATCAGGTGATCCTCAATCTTATTACTCCTTAATGTATATTgttgaaatgttttttaatttcaatttcgaaACTtatttttggggggggggggaggcttTAAGCATGCTAGCTCAGCTAGTCAGATACATAGCCACAGTTCCTAGCCTCAACAATTACCCAACAAACCACATCATTGATACTACAATCGAAAAATGTATTCCAATTGTACTTCCGTTTAAGATTCACGTAGCAATTTAATTTAAGAACGatgataatgattttatatTGGTACACATATGGATAGATCGTTGCTGAATATTGATCACAATTacacaaatcaatacataagaattaattgaattttcaaattaGAGGAACATATTGGATATGGGAGAAGTCAATTGGGCTTCAAAATCAAATGCTGTATTCAAAGGCGAACAGTCGTATTATACAGTAAAGATTTTTCTAAATATCGTATTCAGTGACACACTGAAATGAGTATTCCTTCATTTATAATAACATCTTCATAtaacatatgaaaatataattcttTTATTACTACATATAATTTTCAGTTCAATATATAGAAATTGCGATTTAAATTACCGTAACATGGTGCAGCTGACAGTTGACAGCCGGATCGAGTCGAGGTTATGTAACTGGAAAAGTTGGCAGCTCCGATGTATGTACGTCAATGTTGAAAGTGGATATGAACTAAGCACTGAAATCTATGAccataattatttcatttatttaaataacactgttgcgtggacgtgaagagggggcttccagaatcggagagaaagacgcaggagggtTTAAGAAGTGTGGGTTGAAAAATTCATGTGCTCTCGTTGGCactccaggtcggaatggtttccaCGCAGAGAGCACcgcatatttatacccgttgggcacaacacacatacatacacatgtaataaCTATTCGTCGATGAGTTAGGCGATCCTATTGGCCGTTACATACGGCTTACTCATTCggcgaggacattttggcgTGAACCAGAGATCAGGTGGTTAGCGCtcgtaaaccatcggtccacgagcgccacccacctaatGGTATTACAATACTATTGTTTTAGGTAAACACCGCGTGCCCTGGCATCTGACGTAAGATCCAACATGGTACCTATATTGTGTTAttctggtaaacggactactagtcaaatgtgaaccagtcacagggcaaccggtcgctctagatcggtcacacgtgatcacccgtcacactaaaactggtcacaccctaaaactgttCACGCCCTAAAATCGGTcgatcagttttctcgtgaccgattttagggtgtgaccagttttctcgtgaccagttttagtgtgacgggtaatcacgtgtgaccgatctagagcgaccggttgtcctgtgactggttcacatttgactagtaatcaccgaatcgTAATTCTCTGCAACTACCCTCAAAAATACTCTAAACACATTGATTAAGGTGCAAAATGAATTTCtaaaaacaaattcttgcgaGTACGTTGTAAATAATCCGCGACTTGTGCCGAATTGACGTTTCAGCTTTCGTTTCGTTCGCATTCACAATGGAATGTAAACGCATTCGTTTGTAATTTACCAAGACAACTTTGTGGATCCAAATGGATCCATACTCGACGTTTTCTGTATGTAAATGCCAGGGGATGCTATTCTAGGTGTTTaccttttttatattgtttaattgtattatgatatttaattttggaTGCGctatattaacattaaaataataatgcgttGTGTAATTTTTGTGGCGTTTTACTCGTCAGTTGGTGGTTCTGTGTTGTGACAGCTCCTGAAGGAAATAATTCATATTCCTCTCTGGGTCTCACTACGATTTTGCGTGTTAATTGAAACTGTAATAGTTTTGGGCGTATTCTAAATTTTGGATCATAGTATTTAATGTCAGTTGCGGTATTGTCTCGAGCAGGTCGTTGGGGAGTAGgttttactaaaataaaaataaacatgactTCGAAACGTCTCAGCAGTGATATGGCGGatttcaaagaaaaattgaaaTCCTCTAAAAATATAGTCATTTTGACGGGAGCTGGTGTTTCCGCAGAATCCGGTATTCCTACTTTCAGAGGTGCCGGAGGTCTATGGAGACGTCATCAAGCCACATCTCTCGCTACTCCCGAAGCGTTTGCCGCAAACCCAAGTCTGGTTTGGGAATTTTATCATTATCGCAGAGAAGTAGCTAGGAAAGCAGAACCAAACGCTGTCAGTTTCATTATACGACAGTtactatatatttgatttttatgtaaaaactcAAAAGTGCGACACCTTGTAGGCTCACACTGCCATAGCCGGTCTCGAAATTAGATCACAGGCCCTGAATAAGACAGTGACCGTTGTAACTCAAAACATTGATAATCTACACACTAGGGCAGGATCCAAAGATCCTATTGAGCTTCATGGAAATCTATATAAGACTAGATGTACGAAATGTAAAAACGTTGCCTTTAATAGTGATAGCCCCATATGTGAGGTTTGTTTCGCATTATGTATGTTcctataatgttttaaaatatacatatgtacgattgttgaaaatttttagGCCTTAGCTGGAAGAGGTGAGCCTGATCCTGATGCAGCTTCACCAGAAATTCCACTGGAAAAATTACCACGTTGTACCAAAAATAAATGTGGCGGTTTGTTGCGACCGCATATTGTATGGTTTGGAGAAAATCTAGAATCTGTCATTATCGATAAAGCTGGTATTTTATTGCATCTATTACTTATCGAATGGGAAATACCGATTTgatacttttcaaaataattattacacGGTTTTATCATgtgtttttgatattttcagATACTGCAATAAGGAATTGTGATATATGTTTGGTGGTAggaacttcatctattgtttacCCAGCAGCTATGTTTGCACCTCAGGCAGCATCCCGCGGTGTAACTGTTGCCGAGTTTAATTTGGAGCCCACTCCTGCTACGCACGAGTTTGCATTTTATTTCGAGGGAAAATGTGGAACTACCGTACCTGAGGTTCTctctatataatatgaaatataataattaaattaaaatgtaaagcaaaaattctaaaataacttCTTATGATATACACgtatttattgttaaataattagaattagatattttttttttacattggtTGTGTAGTTGAAACATGagtacaaaatttaattcaaacgcTTAGATTGACTTTGTAATCGTTAGTATTTACCaaattatgatatattattgagattttttatgcatagaaaaaaattttcctATTGATCCAAATGCTGAACCGAATTTGGCGTTGGGAACCAAAGATCTCTGGAAGTGTAGAGAGTAATAACATTGTTTAAGAAGTAAATTCGATTTAGaatgataaatttatattattaattgaatttaCCTGAATCCATTTGGGTAGAGAACTTTGAACATTCTCACGAGAGTAGCGTTCGTCTAAAAGTATGACTGTTGCATAATCTTTTGCATGTCTCACTGCTCTtcctaaaaatataatagtataaaataagACTTTGTTCAATTATATCTATTTACTgtattattcataaaaaaaaaccttaccAATACATTGATTTACGGCTTTTAGACATAGATTTTCATAATGAACTTGTCCAGCAGTTGTTGAAACATTTTCTTTTAGGTATTTCATTTTTTCTTGAAGTTCTGCTGATTTTATATTAGGGTATGGCATCCCCACAACTAAAACGCATCGTCCTAAATCATCGCTAGAATAATGATATTAtgattgttaaaaaatatacatatatggattacATAAataaggtttttttatataattcaataataaccTAAAATTTAAACCTTCACTCAATTTTCCTCCAACAACGCTTAACATCAAAGCACCTGTTATTTTAGATTGATTTAACTCTTTATTTTTACATCTCCTTATTGTTTTACTATACTCATCTAAAATCTTAAAACAAGAAAATATTACAtgttgacctttaaaattatgaaatcaaTCGATGATGATGAGAATCAAATTACCTGATCCACATTTGTAGATGATTTAGGTTCcctaaatattttcttttttatctgTATCTTATCGAGGATTTTATTTGACTGAAGGTGATTGTACACCAATTTTTCATAATCATATGATGGAAAAAAACACACAACGCCCCCAGGTACAATGTTgcaaatattcattaaaattcgACCAATCTCATTCAACtgaaataatattaacatagttcttttattaatttttggaaactaaaaataaaatttgataaaataataaatactacCATTTCTGGCGTGTTTCTCATTTCATACgtaaaattaagtttttttccTGAAGGTCCTTCAGACAAACAAATAGGTAATATATTTTCAGGAGGAATCACGTGACCGCATGAAAATTCCGCAATTCTTTCGAATGCAGCACCAGCGGATATGAAAAGTTGATCTCTGAATTCAGAAAATGGTTGCATTGTGCCACCAGCCACTATAACCTATTaacaattgtatacatatataaatactgaAGTAATAAATTGAATGTGTACTTCAATAAGAATAAATAATACAGATTGACTCACAGATCTTGATTCTTtcacaatatttgaaaattgaacAGCAGGATTGAgaagtaaaaatttataaaagctATCTTCCACGGATTTTGTTTTAACTAATAAAATTCTACCATCATCATATTTACTAGTTAGACTTGTGAGAAAATTGATAACTGTTTGAATAGCGTTTCCTACTGATATACGAGTTTcctattgaaataaatagaataatatgaattaaataaatagaaaaaaaattatttctgtatttgataattactttttcaattaattctTTTTCGGCATCAACAGCAGGCATTTcaggtttatttttattggatttGCTGCcagattttgatatttgattcaAAAAATCTTGCAGACCAGCTTTTTTAGTATCGGTTTTTAGAGTTTCTTCACTTATTTGTGATCCATATTTTTCAGAGAATCCATGTAATTTTTGAGctaattttgatttaagacaAAAGTCTATTAACGGTCTTAGATTGTAATTATCGATTTCTGCAGTCAATACGAATTCTTCCAATGTAAAGATTTTACTAGGTGGATTGTCCGTAGTCATTTTTAGCAAACCTAAAACGGaaagtatgcatgtacatattcagTATCAATGAAAGTTATAAACaataagatataaaattaaacaaaaataccaAATAATTTTCCAACAATATAAATCACTTGattcaattgtaataaattttttgcAGCAAATCTAGATTTGTATTTATCTCTATAGAGTTTTAGC from Arctopsyche grandis isolate Sample6627 chromosome 9, ASM5162203v2, whole genome shotgun sequence carries:
- the LOC143916947 gene encoding MICOS complex subunit MIC13 homolog QIL1-like, translating into MLRLTAKAGIAGGTVYLVSNQGVWKDSETTSKLYDSIKKETCPYVKEAASQLPFDLPQVPQVDNMMQMGVHYWNCGVRTTFTFLLNSPTHVKDWSKSAYESIESFINSPEVSEK
- the LOC143917486 gene encoding NAD-dependent protein deacylase-like; amino-acid sequence: MSVAVLSRAGRWGVGFTKIKINMTSKRLSSDMADFKEKLKSSKNIVILTGAGVSAESGIPTFRGAGGLWRRHQATSLATPEAFAANPSLVWEFYHYRREVARKAEPNAAHTAIAGLEIRSQALNKTVTVVTQNIDNLHTRAGSKDPIELHGNLYKTRCTKCKNVAFNSDSPICEALAGRGEPDPDAASPEIPLEKLPRCTKNKCGGLLRPHIVWFGENLESVIIDKADTAIRNCDICLVVGTSSIVYPAAMFAPQAASRGVTVAEFNLEPTPATHEFAFYFEGKCGTTVPEVLSI
- the LOC143917485 gene encoding ATP-dependent DNA helicase DDX11, with the translated sequence MSSSVSFSFPFEPYDIQKAFMQQLYDCLESGKLGIFESPTGTGKSLSLCCGAIQWLNDHNAKEKASLADEIEKLKISIKDDCEDDDWVSGEYNKIQKNLQITTFQKKLDKFNSRTEKIEKLRQRKNVKQLNKNSAKYNWSSQKDIEKFKKDTSKTDVEDTNEDLGAVDIIEDSDLILDEVIPSEFDEEDELIDEQDNQDSVTKIFFCSRTHSQLSQFVNEIKKTSYHSNISVISLASRQQYCINPSVQRLKSQHLINEQCLDLQKGKNGKATSRADDGKVTKRSKKSSGCPYYNHTNIEHLKDESLIEIKDVEDLVVAGKEVKTCPYYSARAAVTDAQIIVVPYQTLLHESTRKANGIDLKNNIVIIDEAHNLLDTIGHIHSAEVCGVQLKTAVDKLKLYRDKYKSRFAAKNLLQLNQVIYIVGKLFGLLKMTTDNPPSKIFTLEEFVLTAEIDNYNLRPLIDFCLKSKLAQKLHGFSEKYGSQISEETLKTDTKKAGLQDFLNQISKSGSKSNKNKPEMPAVDAEKELIEKETRISVGNAIQTVINFLTSLTSKYDDGRILLVKTKSVEDSFYKFLLLNPAVQFSNIVKESRSVIVAGGTMQPFSEFRDQLFISAGAAFERIAEFSCGHVIPPENILPICLSEGPSGKKLNFTYEMRNTPEMLNEIGRILMNICNIVPGGVVCFFPSYDYEKLVYNHLQSNKILDKIQIKKKIFREPKSSTNVDQILDEYSKTIRRCKNKELNQSKITGALMLSVVGGKLSEGLNFSDDLGRCVLVVGMPYPNIKSAELQEKMKYLKENVSTTAGQVHYENLCLKAVNQCIGRAVRHAKDYATVILLDERYSRENVQSSLPKWIQRSLVPNAKFGSAFGSIGKFFSMHKKSQ